One window from the genome of Streptomyces sp. NBC_00708 encodes:
- a CDS encoding Asp23/Gls24 family envelope stress response protein yields the protein MTETPQRNRPENPDSGASGGSGLTKRGGGDPGTRGRTTIADGVVEKIAGMAARDVVGVHAMGSGLSRTFGAVRDRVPGGSKSVTRGVKAEVGETQTALDLEIVVEYGVSIADVARDVRENVVAAVERMTGLEVVEVNIAVSDVKLPDEDDDDDDSESRVQ from the coding sequence ATGACCGAGACCCCACAGCGGAACCGGCCCGAGAACCCCGACAGCGGCGCCTCGGGCGGCAGCGGCCTGACCAAGCGCGGCGGAGGCGACCCCGGGACCCGCGGCCGTACGACGATCGCGGACGGGGTCGTCGAGAAGATCGCCGGCATGGCGGCGCGCGACGTCGTCGGGGTGCACGCGATGGGCAGCGGCCTGTCCCGGACGTTCGGGGCGGTCCGCGACCGGGTCCCCGGCGGCTCCAAGTCCGTCACCCGTGGGGTCAAGGCCGAGGTCGGCGAGACCCAGACCGCGCTGGACCTGGAGATCGTCGTCGAATACGGCGTGTCGATCGCCGATGTCGCCCGCGACGTACGGGAGAACGTGGTCGCGGCCGTCGAGCGCATGACGGGCCTGGAGGTCGTCGAGGTCAACATCGCCGTCAGCGACGTGAAACTGCCCGACGAGGACGATGACGACGACGATTCCGAGTCGCGTGTCCAGTAG
- a CDS encoding enoyl-CoA hydratase/isomerase family protein: MTSLDSVLDKDGVRLTIDDAVATVTLTNPTKRNAQSPALWRALTEAGRALPGSVRVVVLRAEGVSFSAGLDRQAFTPEGFDGEPSFLDMGRGPEADLDALIAEYQEAFTWWRRNDIVTIAAVQGHAIGAGFQLALACDLRIVAEDVQFAMRETSLGLVPDLTGTHPLVHLVGYARALEICATGRYVHAEEAERTGLANLVVPAAELEGAARDLAGALISAPRDAVIETKALLSGAVSRTYEEQRAAERAAQGRRLRDLAGALG; this comes from the coding sequence ATGACCTCGCTCGACTCCGTGCTCGACAAGGACGGCGTACGACTCACCATCGACGACGCGGTTGCCACGGTGACCCTCACCAACCCGACCAAGCGCAACGCCCAGTCTCCCGCTCTGTGGCGGGCGTTGACCGAGGCCGGACGGGCTCTGCCCGGCAGTGTGCGGGTCGTCGTGCTGCGCGCCGAAGGCGTGTCGTTCTCCGCCGGACTCGACCGCCAGGCCTTCACCCCCGAGGGGTTCGACGGTGAGCCGTCCTTCCTCGACATGGGGCGCGGCCCGGAGGCCGACCTCGACGCGCTGATCGCCGAGTACCAGGAGGCGTTCACCTGGTGGCGCCGCAACGACATCGTGACGATCGCGGCCGTCCAGGGGCACGCCATCGGGGCGGGCTTCCAGCTCGCCCTCGCCTGTGACCTGCGCATCGTTGCCGAGGACGTCCAGTTCGCCATGCGCGAGACCAGCCTGGGCCTGGTGCCCGACCTCACCGGTACGCACCCCCTGGTGCACCTCGTGGGGTACGCCCGCGCGCTCGAGATCTGCGCCACCGGCCGCTACGTCCACGCCGAGGAGGCCGAGCGCACCGGGCTGGCCAACCTCGTCGTGCCCGCGGCCGAACTGGAAGGCGCCGCCCGCGACCTGGCCGGCGCCCTGATCTCCGCGCCGCGTGACGCCGTCATCGAGACCAAGGCGCTGCTGAGCGGCGCCGTCTCGCGTACGTACGAGGAGCAGCGCGCCGCCGAACGGGCCGCGCAGGGCCGCCGCCTCCGCGACCTGGCGGGCGCCCTCGGCTGA
- a CDS encoding helix-turn-helix domain-containing protein: protein MAETLKKGSRVTGAARDKLAADLKKKYDSGASIRALAEETGRSYGFVHRMLSESGVTLRGRGGATRGKKAATA, encoded by the coding sequence GTGGCCGAGACTCTGAAGAAGGGCAGCCGGGTGACCGGCGCCGCGCGCGACAAGCTCGCGGCAGACCTGAAGAAGAAGTACGACTCCGGTGCGAGCATCCGGGCGCTGGCCGAGGAAACGGGCCGCTCCTACGGATTCGTCCACCGGATGCTCAGCGAGTCCGGAGTGACGCTCCGCGGACGCGGCGGCGCCACACGAGGCAAGAAGGCCGCGACGGCCTGA